A genomic stretch from Eriocheir sinensis breed Jianghai 21 chromosome 31, ASM2467909v1, whole genome shotgun sequence includes:
- the LOC127005848 gene encoding uncharacterized PE-PGRS family protein PE_PGRS54-like isoform X20, whose translation MGACTRILPHLALALMLAVIVVPQRSQARTSLKDLSSRVCHSLTCGASDAFYPHPSYCTHYVHCISGTPYVKRCPSNLHFNAARGSCDIPREAHCVPFKRSCELQVPFVADGPTDGQVTCDCGGTCTKAHPYRCDAYYHCDAMGVEHLTECPSGLMFNSRVEQCDVPENTQCPQSPSCSCDNCRYPTSDHCSTFWQCENGKAVKHYCSSGLLFNRDTSQCDLAINVECSAGAWQSGSFVETVCVDHRKDCEVFVKEGGCVCNDDVCDWQTFVLQNCPKSCGKCKGEKTMKKRIFSLPSDGGNARKKSKESGSKEHGHGHGSKESGSKESGNKGSGSKESGSKESGNKGSGSKESGSKESGNKGSGSKESGSKESGNKGSGSKESGNKGSGSKESGNKGSGSKESGSKESGNKGSGSKESGSKESGNKGSGSKESGSKESGSKESGNKGSGSKESGNKDSGSKESGNKDSGSKESGSKETVEVDGNISGESCEGGDGGGGNGNNSTEGDGGDNVDVGSGGDGGNGGDGGNGGDVGGDGGSGGGHVVDGCVINCILGKYLPHPINCRKFIYCAPSGPEEVSCAPFNVWDQEELACTNERLTPCVTGSYITTEGKPCGSGGDGGDVGSDDDGDSGGDGDSGGDGDSSGDGDSSGDGDSSGDGGDAGSGGDGDSGDAGSGGDGGDGGIGGDGGSGGDHIVDGCIIPCSLGKYLPHPTDCHKFIQCAPYGPEEMPCAPGTIWEQGKLTCNHEGLTPCVTGAYLTPEGKTCGGDGGDAGSGGDGGSGGNGSSGGDGGSGGDGGDAGSGGDGDGDGSSGNSGGDGGSGGGHVIDGCVISCTLGKYLPHPTDCRKFIQCAPYGPEEMPCAPGTIWEQGKLTCNHEGLTPCVTGAYLTPEGKICGGDGGDGGDGSGGDGGDAGSGGDGGDGGSGGDGGSGGDGGDAGSGGDGGGDGGHVVDGCVINCTLGKYLPHPTDCRKFIQCAPYGPEEMPCAPGTIWEQGKLTCNHEGSTPCVTGAYLTPEGKTCGGDGGDGGDGSDGGSGGDGGDAGSGGDGGDAGSGGDGGDAGSGGDGGDGGSGGDGGGDGSGGNGGGDGGSGGGHVIDGCVINCTLGKYLPHPTDCRKFIQCAPYGPEEMPCAPGTIWEQGKLTCNHEGSTPCVTGAYLTPEGKICGGDGEDGGDGSDGGDAGSGGDSGDAGSGGDGGDGGSGGDGGDGGSGGDGGDAGSGGDGGGDGGHVVDGCVINCTLGKYLPHPTDCRKFIQCAPYGPEEMPCAPGTIWEQGKLTCNHEGSTPCVTGAYLTPEGKTCGGDGGDGGDGSDGGSGGDGGDAGSGGDGGDAGSGGDGGDAGSGGDGGDGGSGGDGGSGGDGGSGGDAGSGGDGGSGGDGGGDGGHVVDGCVINCTLGKYLPHPTDCRKFIQCAPYGPEEMPCAPGTIWEQGKLTCNHEGSTPCVTGAYLTPEGKICGGDGGDGGDGSDGGDAGSGGDGGNAGSGGDGGDAGSGGDGGDGGSGGDAGSGGDAGSGGDGGGDGGHVVDGCVINCTLGKYLPHPTDCRKFIQCAPYGPEEMPCAPGTIWEQGKLTCNHEGSTPCVTGAYLTPEGKTCGGDGGDGGDGSDGGSGGDGGDVGSGGDGGDAGSGGDGGDAGSGGDGGDGGSGGDGGSGGDGGSGGDGGSGGDGGDAGSGGDGGGDSGHVVDGCVINCTLGKYLPHPTDCRKFIQCAPYGPEEMPCAPGTIWEQGKLTCNHEGSTPCVTGAYLTPEGKTCGGDGGDAGSGGDGGDAGSGGDGGDAGSGGDGGDAGSGGDGGDAGSGGDGGDAGSGGDGGDAGSGGDGGDAGSGGDGGDAGSGGDGGDAGSGGDGGDAGSGGDGGDAGSGGDGGDSGSGGDGGDAGSGGDGGDAGSGGDGGDAGSGGDGGDAGSGGDGGDAGSGGDGGDAGSGGDGGDAGSGGDGGDAGSGGDGGDAGSGGDGGDAGSGGDGGDSGSGDGGDAGSGGDGGDAGSGGDGGDAGSGGDGGDAGSGGDGGDSGSGDGGDGACEDAQYDCIFWAANNDCNCKPTDGDCSWQTYVAAACPKSCGSCEPQVGGDGDEVCEDNVSDCRFWAANKDCNCKPTDGDCSWQKYVADNCPKSCGTCNTSGDGGNGGEDGGSGGDGGDSGSGGDGGDGGSGGDGGSGGDGGDAGSGGDGGDAGSGGDGGDAGSGGDGGDAGSGGDGGDAGSGGDGGDAGSGGDGGDAGSGGDGGDAGSGGDGGDAGSGGDGGDAGSGGDGGDAGSGGDGGDAGSGGDGGDAGSGGDGGDTGSGGDGGDAGSGGDGGDAGSGGDGGDAGSGGDGGDAGSGGDGGDAGSGGDGGDAGSGGDGGSGGDHIVDGCIIPCSLGKYLPHPTDCRKFIQCAPYGPEEMPCAPGTIWEQGKLTCNHEGSTPCVTGAYLTPEGKTCGGDGGSGGDGGDAGSGGDGGDAGSGGDGGDAGSGGDGGDAGSGGDGGDAGSGGDGGDAGSGGDGGDAGSGGDGGDAGSGGDGGDGGSGGDGGDESVEDCELSCPKSEGIFPHPRDCRKWIRCLHGKPYVKECPFHLQFNPVLRVCDWPQHAKCVASSNADCGVPEPVVPTEPPNVKPDICDCECCLRPHPEDCTAYYYCEPGSNAEFHTCSEGLVFNPQLSQCVIQDQYPQCQPEKPPTCDPTCECLYPAEACTEYYKCNGDGVPVKFECFGGLYFNDEKHSCDLPKNVSCELRRKRTYNPEPQKYISAEECKTRKGFFAKRGDPSGYFMCSNGIAFSLRCPDGAVFSSAVGRCILRK comes from the exons CGTCGACCATCGAAAGGACTGTGAAGTATTCGTGAAGGAAGGAGGCTGTGTCTGCAACGATGACGTCTGTGACTGGCAGACCTTCGTCCTTCAAAACTGTCCCAAGTCGTGCGGCAAATGCAAGGGagaaaagacaatgaagaagagaatattttccctcccttctgatGGAGGAAACGCCCGCAAGAAGTCCAAGGAGTCGGGGAGCAAAGAACATGGACACGGACACGGCAGCAAGGAGTCAGGAAGCAAGGAGTCAGGCAACAAGGGTTCAGGCAGCAAGGAGTCAGGAAGCAAAGAATCTGGCAACAAGGGTTCAGGCAGCAAGGAGTCAGGAAGCAAGGAGTCAGGCAACAAGGGTTCAGGCAGCAAGGAGTCAGGCAGCAAGGAGTCAGGCAACAAGGGTTCAGGCAGCAAGGAGTCAGGCAACAAGGGTTCAGGCAGCAAGGAGTCAG GCAACAAGGGTTCAGGCAGCAAGGAGTCAG GAAGCAAGGAGTCAGGCAACAAGGGTTCAGGCAGCAAGGAGTCAGGAAGCAAGGAGTCAGGCAACAAGGGTTCAGGCAGCAAGGAGTCAGGCAGCAAGGAGTCAGGAAGCAAGGAGTCAGGCAACAAGGGTTCAGGCAGCAAGGAGTCAGGCAACAAGGACTCGGGCAGCAAGGAGTCAGGCAACAAGGACTCGGGCAGCAAGGAGTCAGGCAGTAAAGAGACTGTCGAAGTTGATGGCAACATTAGCGGTGAAAGCTGTgaaggtggagatggtggtggaggaaatgGGAACAACAGCACCGAAGGAGACGGTGGTGATAATGTTGATGTCGGCAGTGGAGGAGATGGCGGCAACGGTGGTGATGGAGGCaacggtggtgatgttggtggagaCGGCGGCTCAGGTGGCGGCCACGTCGTCGACGGTTGCGTCATTAACTGCATTCTCGGCAAGTACCTGCCTCACCCAATTAACTGCCGCAAGTTCATCTACTGCGCGCCCTCGGGCCCCGAGGAGGTATCCTGCGCGCCATTTAACGTTTGGGATCAAGAAGAGTTGGCATGCACCAACGAGCGTTTGACCCCCTGCGTCACTGGCTCCTACATCACCACCGAGGGCAAACCATGCGGTAGCGGGGGTGATGGAGGTGACGTCGGCAGCGATGACGATggagacagtggtggtgatggagacagCGGTGGTGATGGAGACAGCAGTGGTGATGGAGACAGCAGTGGTGATGGAGACagcagtggtgatggaggtgacgcAGGAAGCGGTGGTGATGGAGACAGTGGTGATGCCggcagcggtggtgatggaggtgacggCGGCATCGGTGGTGACGGAGGCTCAGGCGGCGACCACATCGTTGATGGCTGCATCATTCCTTGTTCCCTCGGCAAGTACCTGCCTCACCCGACTGACTGCCATAAGTTCATCCAGTGCGCGCCCTACGGCCCCGAAGAGATGCCCTGTGCACCCGGCACTATCTGGGAACAAGGAAAGCTGACCTGCAACCACGAGGGCTTGACCCCCTGCGTCACTGGCGCCTACCTCACCCCCGAGGGCAAGAcctgtggtggtgacggtggtgacgctggcagtggtggtgatgggggcagCGGTGGTAATGGAAgcagcggtggtgatggaggcagcggtggtgatggaggtgatgccggcagcggtggtgatggtgatggagacgGCAgcagtggtaatagtggtggagACGGCGGCTCAGGCGGCGGCCACGTCATCGACGGTTGCGTCATCAGCTGCACCCTCGGCAAGTACCTGCCTCACCCGACTGACTGCCGCAAGTTCATCCAGTGCGCGCCCTACGGCCCCGAAGAGATGCCCTGTGCGCCCGGCACTATCTGGGAACAAGGAAAGCTGACCTGCAACCACGAGGGCTTGACCCCCTGCGTCACTGGCGCCTACCTCACCCCCGAGGGCAAAAtctgtggtggtgacggtggagacggaggagacggcagtggaggtgacggtggtgacgcaggcagtggaggtgatggaggtgatggcggcagcggtggtgatggaggcagcggtggtgatggaggtgatgccggcagcggtggtgatggtggtggagacggCGGCCACGTCGTCGACGGCTGCGTCATCAACTGCACCCTCGGCAAGTACCTGCCTCACCCGACTGACTGTCGCAAGTTCATCCAGTGCGCGCCCTACGGCCCCGAAGAGATGCCCTGTGCGCCCGGCACTATCTGGGAACAAGGAAAGCTGACCTGCAACCACGAGGGCTCAACCCCCTGCGTCACTGGCGCCTACCTCACCCCCGAGGGCAAGAcctgtggtggtgacggtggtgacggaG gagacgGCAGTgacggaggaagtggtggtgacggaggtgatGCCGGcagtggaggtgacggtggtgacgcaggcagtggaggtgatggaggtgatgccggcagcggtggtgatggag gtgacggcggcagcggtggtgatggtggtggagacggcagcggtggtaatggtggtggagacGGCGGCTCAGGCGGCGGCCACGTCATCGACGGCTGCGTCATCAACTGCACCCTCGGCAAGTACCTGCCTCACCCGACTGACTGCCGCAAGTTCATCCAGTGCGCGCCCTACGGCCCCGAAGAGATGCCCTGTGCGCCCGGCACTATCTGGGAACAAGGAAAGCTGACCTGCAACCACGAGGGCTCAACCCCCTGCGTCACTGGCGCCTATCTCACCCCCGAGGGCAAAAtctgtggtggtgacggtgaagaCGGAGGAGACGGCAGTGACGGAGGTGATGCCGGCAGTGGAGGTGACAGTGGTGACGCAGgcagtggaggtgatggaggtgatggcggcagcggtggtgatggtggtgatggaggcagcggtggtgatggaggtgatgccggcagcggtggtgatggtggtggagacggCGGCCACGTCGTCGACGGCTGCGTCATCAACTGCACCCTCGGCAAGTACCTGCCTCACCCGACTGACTGCCGTAAGTTCATCCAGTGCGCGCCCTACGGCCCCGAAGAGATGCCCTGTGCGCCCGGCACTATCTGGGAACAAGGAAAGCTGACCTGCAACCACGAGGGCTCAACCCCCTGCGTCACTGGCGCCTACCTCACCCCCGAGGGCAAGAcctgtggtggtgacggtggagaCGGAGGAGACGGCAGTgacggaggaagtggtggtgacggaggtgatGCCGGcagtggaggtgacggtggtgacgcaggcagtggaggtgatggaggtgatgccggtagcggtggtgatggaggtgatggcggcagcggtggtgatggaggcagtggAGGTGATGGCGGCAGCGGTGGTGACGCAGGCAGTGGAGGTGAtggcggcagcggtggtgatggtggtggagacggCGGCCACGTCGTCGACGGCTGCGTCATCAACTGCACCCTCGGCAAGTACCTGCCTCACCCGACTGACTGCCGTAAGTTCATCCAGTGCGCGCCCTACGGCCCCGAAGAGATGCCCTGTGCGCCCGGCACTATCTGGGAACAAGGAAAGCTGACCTGCAACCACGAGGGCTCAACCCCCTGCGTCACTGGCGCCTACCTCACCCCCGAGGGCAAAAtctgtggtggtgacggtggagaCGGAGGAGACGGCAGTGACGGAGGTGATGCCGGcagtggaggtgacggtggtaaCGCAGgcagtggaggtgatggaggtgatgccggcagtggtggtgatggag GTGATGGCGGCAGCGGTGGTGACGCAGGCAGTGGAG gtgatgccggcagcggtggtgatggtggtggagacggCGGCCACGTCGTCGACGGCTGCGTCATCAACTGCACCCTCGGCAAGTACCTGCCTCACCCGACTGACTGCCGCAAGTTCATCCAGTGCGCGCCCTACGGCCCCGAAGAGATGCCCTGTGCGCCCGGCACTATCTGGGAACAAGGAAAGCTGACCTGCAACCACGAGGGCTCAACCCCCTGCGTCACTGGCGCCTACCTCACCCCCGAAGGCAAGAcctgtggtggtgacggtggagaCGGAGGAGACGGCAGTgacggaggaagtggtggtgacggaggtgatGTCGGcagtggaggtgacggtggtgacgcaggcagtggaggtgatggaggtgatgccggcagcggtggtgatggaggtgatggcggcagcggtggtgatggaggcagtggaggtgatggcggcagcggtggtgatggaggcagcggtggtgatggaggtgatgccggcagcggtggtgatggtggtggagacagCGGCCACGTCGTCGACGGCTGCGTCATCAACTGCACCCTCGGCAAGTACCTGCCTCACCCGACTGACTGCCGCAAGTTCATCCAGTGTGCGCCCTACGGCCCCGAAGAGATGCCCTGTGCGCCCGGCACTATCTGGGAACAAGGAAAGCTGACCTGCAACCACGAGGGCTCAACCCCCTGCGTCACTGGCGCCTACCTCACCCCCGAGGGCAAAACctgtggtggtgacggaggtgacgctggcagtggtggtgatggtggagacgcaggcagtggcggtgatggtggagacgcaggcagtggcggtgatggtggagacgcaggcagtggcggtgatggtggagacgcaggcagtggcggtgatggtggagacgcaggcagtggtggtgatggtggagacgcaggcagtggcggtgatggtggagacgcaggcagtggcggtgatggtggagacgcaggcagtggcggtgatggtggagacgcaggcagtggcggtgatggtggagacgcaggcagtggcggtgatggtggagacgcaggcagcggcggtgatggtggagactcaggcagtggcggtgatggtggagacgcaggcagtggcggtgatggtggagacgcaggcagtggcggtgatggtggagacgcaggcagtggcggtgatggtggagacgcaggcagtggcggtgatggtggagacgcaggcagtggcggtgatggtggagacgcag gcagtggcggtgatggtggagacgcaggcagtggcggtgatggtggagacgcaggcagtggcggtgatggtggagacgcaggcagtggtggtgatggtggagacgcaggcagcggcggtgatggtggagacTCAGGCAGCGGCGATGGTGGAGACGCAggcagtggcggtgatggtggagacgcaggcagtggcggtgatggtggagacgcaggcagtggtggtgatggtggagacgcaggcagcggcggtgatggtggagacTCAGGCAGTGGCGATGGTGGAGATGGTGCATGCGAAGACGCGCAATATGACTGCATCTTCTGGGCAGCTAATAATGATTGTAACTGCAAGCCGACAGATGGTGATTGCTCATGGCAAACCTATGTGGCTGCAGCTTGCCCCAAGAGCTGCGGATCTTGTGAACCACAAGTGGGCGGCGATGGAGATGAAGTTTGCGAAGACAATGTATCTGACTGCCGATTCTGGGCCGCAAATAAGGATTGCAACTGCAAACCAACTGATGGGGATTGCTCCTGGCAAAAATATGTTGCAGACAATTGCCCGAAAAGCTGTGGAACGTGTAACACATCTGGTGACGGTGGCAATGGCGGTGAAGACGGCGGcagcggtggtgacggtggtgattcTGGcagcggtggtgacggtggtgatggtggaagtggtggtgatggaggcagcggtggtgatggaggtgacgccggcagtggtggtgatggtggtgacgccggcagcggtggtgatggaggtgacgccggcagcggtggtgatggaggtgacgccggcagcggtggtgatggcggtgacgccggtagcggtggtgatggcggtgacgccggcagtggtggtgatggcggtgacgcCGGCAGTGGTGGCGATGGCGGTGACGCCggcagcggtggtgatggcggtgacgccggcagcggtggtgatggcggtgacgccggcagcggtggtgatggcggtgacgccggcagtggtggtgatggcggtgacgccggcagtggtggtgatggcggtgacgccggcagcggtggtgatggcggtgacaccggcagtggtggtgatggcggtgacgccggcagcggtggtgatggtggtgacgccggcagcggtggtgatggaggtgacgccggcagcggtggtgatggcggtgacgccggcagcggtggtgatggcggtgacgccggcagcggtggtgatggcggtgacgcCGGCAGCGGTGGTGACGGAGGCTCAGGCGGCGACCACATCGTTGATGGCTGCATTATTCCTTGTTCCCTCGGCAAGTACCTGCCTCATCCGACAGACTGCCGCAAGTTCATCCAGTGCGCGCCCTACGGCCCCGAAGAGATGCCCTGTGCGCCCGGCACTATCTGGGAACAAGGAAAGCTGACCTGCAACCACGAGGGCTCGACCCCCTGCGTCACTGGCGCCTACCTCACCCCCGAGGGCAAGACCTGTGGTGGCgatggaggaagtggtggtgacggaggtgacgccggcagcggtggtgatggaggtgatgccggcagtggtggtgatggaggtgacgctggcagtggtggtgatggaggtgacgccggaagtggtggtgatggtggtgacgccggcagtggtggtgatggaggtgatgctggcagcggtggtgatggaggtgacgctggcagtggtggtgatggaggtgacgcCGGCagcggtggtgacggcggtgacgGAGGCAGCGGTGGTGACGGAGGTGATGAAAGCGTTGAGGACTGTGAACTGTCGTGCCCGAAGAGCGAAGGAATATTCCCTCACCCTCGTGACTGCAGGAAGTGGATACGTTGCCTGCACGGGAAGCCTTACGTGAAGGAGTGTCCCTTCCACCTGCAGTTCAACCCTGTGCTCCGAGTGTGTGACTGGCCCCAGCACGCCAAATGTGTAGCTTCCAGTAATGCGGATTGTGGCGTTCCCGAACCTGTCGTTCCAACGGAGCCGCCCAATGTCAAGCCCGATATCTGCGACTGCGAGTGTTGCCTGCGACCTCACCCTGAAGACTGCACGGCCTATTACTACTGTGAG CCTGGCTCCAACGCCGAGTTCCACACCTGCTCGGAGGGGCTCGTGTTCAACCCCCAGCTGAGCCAGTGCGTCATCCAGGACCAGTACCCGCAGTGCCAGCCCGAGAAGCCCCCGACGTGCGATCCCACCTGTGAATGTCTCTATCCGGCAGAGGCCTGCACCGAGTACTACAAGT GCAACGGTGACGGCGTTCCCGTGAAGTTCGAGTGTTTTGGTGGCCTTTACTTCAACGACGAGAAGCACTCCTGCGACCTCCCGAAGAACGTGTCCTGCGAGCTGCGTCGGAAGAGGACGTACAATCCAGAGCCGCAGAAGTACATAAGCG CCGAGGAGTGCAAGACCCGCAAAGGATTCTTCGCCAAGAGAGGGGATCCTTCGGGCTACTTCATGTGCAGCAACGGCATCGCCTTCTCTCTGCGGTGTCCTGACGGCGCAGTGTTCAGCTCCGCGGTCGGCAGATGTATCCTCAGAAAGTAA